Proteins encoded by one window of Plasmodium relictum strain SGS1 genome assembly, contig: PRELSG_99_v1_6, whole genome shotgun sequence:
- a CDS encoding reticulocyte binding protein, putative, producing the protein MERTKIRIVYLALIFILFNISYEEKVEIASTKLKSDIKNLSFISNLEERELENNYVTEYNKKKKNFRFSISLDTNIYRKKIDKLKTKDEKLLSLYRDKPSVTLKSNPVSRQLKDIYTEEDIPYLPNVYAYISNEGKRIELDNIEYSFIEKETPKLIDTYVLNDYISLITKLHGDYSKAKLYYIQAYSYMKMGPYFNEANTHNSKFLRVIIPLINKGIKSIKECMVYCKESEEDIRKKKNELYELIGNSEEISSFTQKIDNFKSNINEIKTKLIXXXXXXXXXXXXXXXXXXXXXXXXXXXXXXXXXXXXXXXXXXXXXXXTDFSNEAENFMNYDSKLLIIKDKNFYQKKDKDSLKFLMEEINVIININKKNIKRILYNINSLKDKISIKKHDLKIVNLLEVVSFPSLAYNEVIFLENWNKKLKLDFEIKKKEIHDLFDKIKKELWDKIKSLVYPTDVASESEQINSDSRKILGEVNCILSENCEIIEDLSYSYSSPEIFTIKNELSKLYGEVAKQGISLKNKCDLINQKCDFIKSEKNQIETLKRSLPLDKSNILNDITEGVLGAKENIEGIIASANDKLQELKKINTELNDLRGKIEEPIKQIQTKKEKLKELEKKEDEEIKQVIETIKQELENIGEKISKLKLFMDLKSKENEDLKIIEKVIDESSFDNKDKYRAEMEVEKAKMESALKSLFDNKRIEKTYSEIPNYISEQKKLNYMIYDLSTVNGILKELKQKSTEIDNIIRDGTSIVENEIKFATKNIAEFRDKVITESIEDLHNKMKNSHETFNKILSFINDMMTDYENKKDKFKDCEKDIETKKCEFLDKFVEEDNDTLKGKDTFQETMSLKEVIKENKNLILSKINEGRNVVCTFKEQFEIYKKVEQHQKLLNKEGIFENLKVLKEKINIIEEEEKLNNFQKNYDSATCSIDDSVKKVGLSKKIIENFKILNKVINGANKNKELFEDLKRNLKELEDKVNKHIASINEDNLIEKEIKENFLSNLSGKKKEEEDQMRKIDELEKISKGLLESSINLKNNDKNFLIEEYMVVNSENVSNKEKNLESIIADITNLNIKINELNANVDNLVNFQNNKIANLIYDLIRKLYQEINSKIETSSEILKVTEKSFEKYKFEKDIKNVLYEINKEKLNEISQSFSELRNNINAYKEKFVEIQHKSKNEADNSYNIEKYNEKFNEKRSNMKKSYEKLKKELEDYIKVDGKLKNTLANINEKKLEYKKTLLYDHLDNITDIKRRGEEEIKAIDLYKERIEQLREKIPDIGECELENFNCEGYVNDAKKNKEDINILEQDVRVTRGKISSIKEENDINNIQMTVERKLKEVLNKKSKIDNASKIIKHMEKLLTLTKFSVVMEDIKNNAKMVKKEEENVKKEFTESENTKEKVMDDLKNAEKLRDLLINNLDLDSLNKSIEEIILVKSSIASKIENINEFLTKVEKHKVNSSLYFNNILRGKDKIIYLKNHDQEKIDDQVMEDVNKYVVESGNYLNKASKYTEETRKNYELSLKYEEKMNDILTDSLILAEKIKVEMKKNYVTDILIEMQNGYYDNIYILERLKNRLIRLKQEDINIKSEDEANNKKSIDAFAKIQITRTNANHILLYKEELKNSIINIISDVENKMDSFYTIVEKNYENPLIELETEKDKLKKISRILEEFEEEKKNLNIKLNNLKGIETITANLEDQMEIYKKYYEEGILEEIKKIADEYKKNIDILIQSIKLTIDTSIKFLKNSVLKDNDIIQKFKDPERKMNKIYDVFDKSYKEIEETVLRISKSLNTYNDVKEKKKKAKIEKEKLKELEKEMRKLLNDVKDIKRNEALRLILYMKNQLDEVNENSDKEYLELNEHAEDIKRNVQNIMNSKNINTALVELHNAKNKNSEFKKRKIVHSSYKDKSYFIYNEISKAIEFVDMNIESLSILEGYEGVENVEDIVLRIQGNSYDIDDIEKENEENIMIMKNIYEKIKIKEELKKKINIIREEVDKLLCNAQDSSEKYKKIKEIYIDKEYYEILQNFKEYDNFKKMTSSYEEKYNKMEIELKTDEIITEINKYKNFLNDLVDFIERLYIKKFTVSVIEKTEDYIKIISNKVVDTNNKTLEINASFYDLLELRKKCQLYFLSLVIAAINNEISKDLLLIKKKKNDSFDCVKYVINSYNSINNDIYTTNECFSRKIISSYQSNDVDYFKKLAIEFKIKERAIMEIIYNIRQIFLRVNKKKDSICIDENLQELKYLYKEFKEEKKQLKIIYKKMNETKLNEMDNSAKKFIDIAESYKNGIENEKGKILDIKNYIEKIEYFMKGEKRESHINSPMYTEGKAVQYDRIYNINIGIVIEIENLEKCNNSKNNKLTNHIKQISYLLERTISLLKDIELYQYESDDKLSKEEIKELLNNLNDYKKRTKSKIEESRRIFKNLLRSIDQIKEFIRENDSRILSIFNVVKKMNNVNGNNNLKVIKKLINNNVDNSSERCKKNLGLFGLNNENRKNKFDKSKIKLTVGILIGLIICFGGVTLILYKNKNRENDVPNKRYEGYEFSNDLYNSVKEGDIEIFFSG; encoded by the exons ATGGAAAGAACCAAAATTAGGATAGTTTATTTGGCTCTTATATTTATCCTTTTTa ATATAAGCTATGAAGAAAAAGTTGAAATAGCATCTACTAAGTTAAAATcggatataaaaaatttatcatttatttctAATTTGGAAGAAAGAGAActagaaaataattatgttaCTGAATACAacaagaagaagaaaaattttagattttctatttctttggatacaaatatatatagaaaaaaaatagataaattgAAAACTAAAGATGAAAAATTACTGTCTTTATATAGAGATAAACCATCTGTAACCCTAAAAAGTAATCCCGTATCAAGACAGCTgaaagatatatatacagAAGAAGATATTCCATATTTACCAAATGTTTATGCTTATATTTCTAATGAAGGAAAACGAATAGAATTAGATAATATAGAATATTCCtttattgaaaaagaaaCTCCAAAATTAATTGATACCTATGTTTTAAATGATTATATTAGTTTAATTACAAAACTTCATGGTGACTATAGTAAAGCAAAACTATACTATATACAAGCATACTCCTATATGAAAATGGGGCCTTATTTTAATGAAGCTAATACGCATAATTCCAAATTTTTACGTGTTATAATTCCCCTGATAAATAAAGGGATCAAATCTATCAAAGAGTGTATGGTATACTGTAAAGAATCTGAAGAggatattagaaaaaaaaagaatgaatTATATGAACTCATAGGAAATTCTGAGGAAATAAGCTCATTTACAcaaaaaattgataattttaaatcaaatataaatgaaataaaaacaaaattaattaaNNNNNNNNNNNNNNNNNNNNNNNNNNNNNNNNNNNNNNNNNNNNNNNNNNNNNNNNNNNNNNNNNNNNNNNNNNNNNNNNNNNNNNNNNNNNNNNNNNNNNNNNNNNNNNNNNNNNNNNNNNNNNNNNNNNNNNNNNNNACTGACTTTTCAAATGAAGCTGAAAACTTTATGAATTATGATAGTAAATTACTAATAATTAaggataaaaatttttatcagaaaaaagataaagaCTCTTTAAAGTTTTTAATGGAAGAAATTaatgttattattaatattaataaaaaaaacataaaacgtatactttataatattaattcccttaaagataaaattagtataaaaaaacatGACTTAAAAATTGTAAATCTTCTTGAAGTGGTCAGTTTTCCTTCATTAGCTTATAATGAAGTTATTTTTCTAGAAAATtggaataaaaaattgaaattggattttgaaataaaaaaaaaagaaattcatgatttatttgataaaataaaaaaggaattatgggataaaataaaatctcTAGTTTATCCTACAGATGTAGCATCAGAAAGTGAACAAATTAATTCAGATTCACGAAAAATATTAGGTGAGGTAAATTGCATACTTTCTGAAAATTGTGAAATAATAGAAGATTTATCATATAGTTATAGTAGTCCAGAAATTTTtactattaaaaatgaaCTTTCTAAATTATATGGTGAAGTAGCTAAACAGGGGATCAGTTTGAAAAACAAGTGTGATTTGATCAATCAAAAATGTGATTTCATTAAATCTGAAAAAAACCAGATAGAAACATTGAAAAGAAGTTTGCCTCTGGACAAAAGTAACATATTAAATGACATTACGGAAGGTGTTCTTGGtgcaaaagaaaatattgaaGGTATCATAGCATCAGCAAATGATAAACTtcaagaattaaaaaaaataaatacagaattaaatgatttaaGAGGTAAAATTGAGGAACCAATTAAACAGATTCAaacaaaaaaggaaaaacTAAAGGAGTTAGAAAAGAAGgaagatgaagaaataaaacaGGTTATAGAAACTATCAAACAGGAATTAGAGAATATTGgagaaaaaataagtaaGTTAAAACTATTTATGGatttaaaaagtaaagaaaatgaagacttaaaaattattgaaaaagTAATTGATGAATCATCATTTGATAACAAAGATAAATACAGAGCAGAAATGGAAGTAGAAAAAGCAAAAATGGAATCAGCTTTAAAATCTTTATTtgataataaaagaatagaAAAAACATATAGTGAAATTCCAAATTATATAtctgaacaaaaaaaattaaattatatgataTATGACTTGAGTACAGTTAATGGCATATTGAAAGAGTTGAAACAAAAATCTACTGAAATAGATAATATTATAAGAGATGGTACAAGTATTGTGGAAAATGAGATAAAATTTGCAACTAAAAACATTGCAGAATTTAGAGATAAAGTTATTACTGAGTCTATTGAAGATTTACATAACAAAATGAAGAATTCACATGaaacttttaataaaatattgagTTTTATAAATGATATGATGACTGATTATGAAAACAAAAAGGATAAATTTAAGGATTGTGAAAAAGAtatagaaacaaaaaaatgtgAATTTTTGGATAAGTTTGTTGAGGAAGATAATGACACACTAAAAGGAAAAGATACATTTCAAGAAACAATGAGTCTTAAAGAagttattaaagaaaataaaaacttaatattatcaaaaataaatgaaggAAGAAATGTTGTGTGTACTTTTAAAGAACAATTtgaaatatacaaaaaagtAGAGCAACATCAAAAACTTCTTAATAAGGAAGGAATTTTTGAAAATCTTAAagttttaaaagaaaaaattaatataatagaagaagaagaaaaattaaataattttcagaAAAATTATGATAGTGCAACATGTTCAATAGATGACAGTGTAAAAAAAGTTGGactatcaaaaaaaataatagaaaattttaaaattttaaataaagttataaatggggctaataaaaataaagaattatttgaggatttaaaaagaaatttgaAGGAATTAGAGGATAAAGTAAATAAACACATTGCCTCTATTAATGAAGATAATCtgatagaaaaagaaataaaggaGAACTTTTTAAGTAATTTAagtggaaaaaaaaaagaagaggaAGATCAAATGAGAAAAATTGATGAATTAGAGAAAATTTCAAAAGGGTTACTAGAATCttctataaatttaaaaaataatgataaaaatttccTTATCGAAGAATATATGGTAGTGAATTCAGAAAATGTatcaaataaagaaaaaaatttagaatcTATCATAGCTGATATAACCAatctaaatataaaaattaatgaattaaatgcAAATGTTGATAATTTAGTTAACTTccagaataataaaattgcaaatttaatttatgatCTTATAAGGAAATTATATCAAGAAATAAATAGCAAAATAGAAACGAGTTCAGAAATTTTAAAGGTAACAGAAAAGAGTTtcgaaaaatataaatttgaaaaagatataaagaATGTGCTTTATGagattaataaagaaaaattgaaCGAAATATCGCAAAGTTTTAGTGAATTAAGGAATAATATTAATGCATACAAAGAAAAATTTGTAGAAATTCAACATAAATCTAAAAATGAAGCTGATAACTCTTACAATATCGagaaatataatgaaaaattcaatgaaaaaagaagtaatatgaaaaaaagttatgaaaaattgaaaaaagaaTTGGAAGATTATATTAAAGTAGATggaaaattgaaaaatacaTTAGCAAacattaatgaaaaaaagttagaatataaaaagacTTTATTATATGATCATCTTGATAATATTACGGACATAAAAAGAAGAGgtgaagaagaaataaaagctATTGATCTGTATAAAGAAAGAATTGAACAattaagagaaaaaatacCTGACATCGGAGAATGCGAATTAGAGAATTTTAATTGTGAAGGTTATGTTAATGatgctaaaaaaaataaagaggaTATAAATATACTAGAACAAGATGTAAGGGTAACAAGGGGAAAGATATCCAGCAtcaaagaagaaaatgatattaataatatccAAATGACAGTTGAGAGAAAATTGAAAGAAGTACTAAATAAAAAGAGCAAAATAGATAATGCatcaaaaataattaaacatATGGAAAAATTGTTAACGTTGACAAAATTTAGTGTAGTAATGGAagacataaaaaataacgcTAAAATGGTTAAGAAGGAAgaagaaaatgtaaaaaaagaattcaCAGAATCAGAaaatacaaaagaaaaagtaatggatgatttaaaaaatgcaGAAAAATTAAGGGATTTACTTATAAATAACTTGGATTTAGATTCCCTTAATAAAAGTATAGAGGAGATTATATTAGTTAAAAGTAGCATTGCAtctaaaatagaaaatataaacgAATTTTTAACAAAGGTGGAAAAACATAAAGTAAATTCTtcgttatattttaataatatccTAAGAGGAAaggataaaataatatatttaaaaaatcatgatcaagaaaaaatagatgaTCAAGTAATGGAAGATGTAAATAAGTATGTTGTTGAATCTGGAAATTACTTAAATAAGGCATCTAAATATACAGAAGAAACTcgtaaaaattatgaattatCTTTgaaatatgaagaaaaaatgaatgatATTTTAACTGATTCTTTAATCTTAGCAGAAAAAATCAAAGTtgagatgaaaaaaaattatgttacAGATATTCTAATAGAAATGCAGAATGGTTACTACgataatatatacatattagAAAGATTAAAAAACAGGTTAATTAGATTAAAgcaagaagatattaatataaaaagtgaGGATGAagcaaataataaaaaatctaTAGATGCATTTGCCAAAATACAAATTACAAGAACAAATGCAAACCACATTTTACTATATAAAgaggaattaaaaaatagtataataaatattataagtgatgttgaaaataaaatggaTTCCTTTTATACTATAGtcgaaaaaaattatgaaaatccATTGATTGAATTGGAAACAGAgaaagataaattaaaaaaaatttcaaggATTTTAGAAGAAtttgaagaagaaaaaaaaaatttaaatattaaactAAATAATCTCAAAGGTATAGAAACTATAACTGCTAATCTAGAAGATCAAAtggaaatatataaaaaatattatgaagaAGGAATTTtggaagaaataaaaaaaatagctgatgaatataaaaaaaatatagatatattaATACAATCAATAAAATTAACTATTGACACatcaattaaatttttaaaaaattctgtATTGAAAGATAAtgatataatacaaaaatttaaagatcCTGAAAGAAAgatgaataaaatatatgatgtATTTGATAAATCATACaaagaaatagaagaaaCTGTGTTAAGAATTTCAAAGTCATTGAATACCTATAATGAtgtgaaagaaaaaaagaaaaaagctaaaatagaaaaagaaaaactaaAGGAACTAGAGAAAGAAATGAGAAAATTGTTGAATGATGTTAAAGATATTAAAAGGAATGAGGCATTAagattaatattatatatgaaaaatcaGCTAGATGAAGTTAATGAAAATTCTGATAAAGAGTATTTAGAATTGAATGAACATGCAGAAGAcattaaaagaaatgttCAAAACATAATGAATTCAAAAAACATAAACACTGCATTGGTTGAATTACATAatgcaaaaaataaaaatagtgaatttaaaaaaaggaaaatagtACATTCTTCTTATAAAGATAAATCATATTTCATTTACAATGAAATAAGTAAAGCAATAGAATTTGTAGATATGAACATAGAATCTTTATCAATTTTGGAAGGTTATGAAGGTGTAGAAAATGTAGAAGATATTGTTTTAAGAATTCAAGGAAATTCATATGATATAGATGACATAGAAAAAgagaatgaagaaaatattatgattatgaaaaatatttatgaaaaaataaaaataaaagaagagttaaaaaaaaaaattaatattataagagAGGAAGTTGATAAACTACTATGTAATGCACAAGATTCATCTGagaaatataagaaaattaaagaaatatatattgataaggaatattatgaaatattacaaaattttaaagagtatgataattttaaaaaaatgactAGTTcttatgaagaaaaatataataaaatggaGATAGAGTTAAAAACAGATGAAATAATAACAGagattaataaatataagaactttttaaatgatttagTTGATTTTATTGAAAggttatatataaagaagtTTACTGTGAGTGTAATAGAAAAAACAGaagattatattaaaattatttcaaataaaGTAGTAGATACAAACAATAAAACTTTAGAAATTAATGCCTCtttttatgatttattagaattaagaaagaaatgccaattatattttctctCTTTAGTTATTGCAGCTATCAATAATGAAATATCAAAAGACTTACtcctaataaaaaaaaagaaaaatgattCTTTTGATTGTGTAAAGTATGTTATAAATAGTTATAACTCTATAAATAATGACATTTATACAACCAATGAATGTTTTTCtagaaaaataattagtAGTTATCAATCAAATGATGTTGATTATTTCAAAAAGCTTGCAAttgaatttaaaataaaggaaCGAGCAATTAtggaaataatatataatataagacaaatatttttaagagtaaataaaaaaaaagattctATCTGTATAGATGAAAATTTACAAGAATTAAAATATCTGTATAAAGAatttaaagaagaaaaaaaacaattaaaaataatttacaaaaaaatgaatgaaaCAAAGTTGAACGAAATGGATAATAGTGCTAAAAAATTCATTGACATAGCAGAGTCATATAAAAATGgtatagaaaatgaaaaaggaaaaatattagacataaaaaattatatagaaaaGATTGAATACTTTATGAAAGGAGAAAAAAGAGAATCACATATTAATAGTCCTATGTATACAGAAGGAAAAGCGGTACAATATGAtagaatttataatattaatataggTATAGTCATAGAAATAGAGAATTTAGAAAAGTGcaataatagtaaaaataataaattgaCAAATCATATCAAAcaaatttcatatttattagaAAGAACAATATCTTTATTGAAAGATATAGAATTATATCAATACGAGAGTGATGATAAACTATCAAAGGAAGaaattaaagaattattaaataatttaaatgattataaaaaaagaactaAAAGTAAGATAGAAGAATCAagaagaatttttaaaaatctaTTGAGAAGTATAGACCAAATTAAGGAGTTTATACGTGAAAACGATAGTAGGATTCTTTCTATTTTCAatgttgtaaaaaaaatgaataatgtAAACGGAAACAATAATTTAAaggttataaaaaaattaataaataataatgttgATAATAGTTCTGAACGTTGTAAAAAGAATTTAGGATTATTTGGgctaaataatgaaaataggaaaaataaatttgataAATCAAAGATCAAACTAACAGTAGGGATATTAATAGGATTGATAATATGTTTTGGAGGGGttactttaattttatataaaaataaaaatagggAAAATGATGTCCCAAATAAGAGATATGAAGGGTATGAATTTTCTAATGATTTATATAACTCTGTTAAAGAAGGAGatattgaaatatttttttctggTTAA